Proteins encoded by one window of Rutidosis leptorrhynchoides isolate AG116_Rl617_1_P2 chromosome 7, CSIRO_AGI_Rlap_v1, whole genome shotgun sequence:
- the LOC139860223 gene encoding uncharacterized protein, with the protein MDPNGNPIHDEEGNPNGPPVNQELLNDPNDTPMWNARLVASTMIALAITKPSIKADNWKIEDENPFEHIQHFNDLCDIYKTKNVTDDAFKLRAFPFTLQGDAKALMRSLASNSIRSFQELTNEFINHFFPPSKVERLRMEINGFTQRGDKSLYDAWVRFKKLIRACPPHGLTKKEYINAFYRGCNMLTKRHLDSSSGGGLFKFLEDLDDATFIPYQVKSVMSMETTELSCKELKGDFEQIQLGKVDKELKVETLLNTKAQKNVVEVSTTSTKEKNETPVSHFQSLHPTHLNDVDYTRGQKGDVKQASTTFLKKECGGILNKCNLPSKMGDPGPFLIPCNVNGSEMLTSLADSGASINFMPYSVYKRLGLGDLSPTTMGVKLIDQSINSSMGIAEDLIVKVGDMEFPIEFVIVDIKEDPVVPLVLGRPFLATAGSFFDFWTGKLTLSMRKLFGRVHRASSKKDEHLRKRLVSNLSKHEKVKLKELINETKVMNDWLISMLSGGGNENVSLSSNGREVYHPGIS; encoded by the exons ATGGATCCAAACGGTAATCCGATTCACGATGAAGAGGGAAATCCTAATGGTCCTCCGGTTAATCAAGAATTATTGAATGATCCAAACGACACACCAATGTGGAACGCTAGATTGGTTGCATCAACAATGATAGCACTGGCTATTACAAAACCATCAATTAAAGcggataattggaagatcgagg ATGAAAATCCATTCGAACATATTCAACACTTTAATGATCTTTGTGAtatttacaaaaccaaaaacgTCACCGATGACGCTTTTAAGCTAAGGGCATTCCCCTTCACACTTCAAGGAGACGCAAAAGCTTTGATGCGAAGTTTAGCATCCAATTCCATAAGGTCTTTTCAAGAATTAACAAACGAGTTTATCAATCATTTCTTTCCACCATCAAAAGTAGAGCGGCTTAGAATGGAGATTAATGGGTTCACACAACGGGGTGATAAGAGTTTGTATGATGCATGGGTACGATTCAAGAAGCTAataagagcttgcccaccgcatgGTTTGACGAAGAAGGAGTATATCAACGCATTCTATCGAGGTTGTAATATGTTAACGAAGCGACatcttgattcttcatccggtgGG GGGTTATTCAAGTTTTTGGAAGATTTGGACGATGCAACATTCATTCCCTACCAAGTTAAAAGTGTAATGTCCATGGAGACTACCGAGTTGTCATGCAAGGAGTTAAAGGGTGATTTTGAGCAAATTCAATTGGGAAAGGTTGATAAAGAGCTAAAGGTCGAAACTTTATTGAATACGAAGGCACAAAAGAATGTGGTCGAGGTTTCTACCACATCAACTAAGGAGAAAAATGAGACACCGGTCTCACATTTTCAATCACTACATCCTACACATCTAAATGATGTGGATT acactcGTGGCCAAAAAGGAGATGTTAAGCAAGCATCCACCACTTTCTTGAAAAAGGAGTGTGGtggaattttaaataaatgtaacctaCCATCAAAAATGGGTGATCCCGGACCTTTCCTTATCCCATGCAATGTAAACGGTTCAGAGATGCTCACATCTTTAGCCGATTCGGGAGCAAGTATCAACTTCATGCCCTATTCTGTTTACAAAAGGCTAGGCCTAGGTGATCTTTCACCCACTACAATGGGAGTCAAATTAATTGATCAATCAATAAACTCTAGTATGGGGATCGCCGAAGACTTAATTGTTAAGGTGGGGGACATGGAATTTCCCATTGAGTTTGTTATTGTTGATATAAAGGAAGACCCGGTTGTACCCCTTGTTTTAGGAAGGCCATTTTTGGCAACCGCGGGCTCTTTCTTTGACTTTTGGACCGGGAAATTGACTCTTTCTATGCGAAAGTTATTTGGGCGGGTGCATCGGGCTTCATCCAAAAAGGATGAACACTTGAGAAAACGCCTAGTGTCAAATTTGTCAAAACATGAGAAAGTCAAACTTAAGGAGTTAATCAATGAAACTAAGGTAATGAATGATTGGTTAATATCAATGTTAAGTGGTGGTGGTAATGAAAATGTTTCCCTTAGTTCAAATGGAAGGGAAGTTTACCACCCCGGGATTAGTTGA